In Candidatus Equadaptatus faecalis, one genomic interval encodes:
- the pyrB gene encoding aspartate carbamoyltransferase: MRSIIDVADLSLDELDELIKTACDIIENPKKYGEICRGKKLATLFFEPSTRTRLSFEAAMYELGGNVIGFSAANNSSAAKGESVADTAKTVSCYADIIAMRHPKEGAALVAANNASVPVINAGDGGHCHPTQTLADLLTIYREKGGFSNLTIGLCGDLKFGRTVHSLINAMSRYEGSSFVLISPEELKLPSYVKKDVLAKRGIPYRQTTDLEGTMPELDILYMTRVQRERFFNEEDYLRLKDSYILTPKKLANAKKDLCIMHPLPRVNEISVAIDNDPRACYFKQVLNGKYMRMALMLKLLKEAGTL, from the coding sequence ATGCGCAGCATAATTGACGTAGCCGATTTGTCGCTTGACGAGCTTGACGAGCTCATAAAAACAGCCTGCGACATTATCGAAAATCCAAAAAAATACGGCGAAATATGCCGCGGGAAAAAGCTTGCGACGCTTTTCTTCGAACCGTCAACGAGAACGCGTCTCAGCTTTGAAGCGGCAATGTATGAACTCGGGGGAAACGTAATCGGCTTTTCGGCGGCGAACAACTCCTCCGCCGCAAAGGGAGAAAGCGTTGCCGACACCGCAAAAACCGTCAGCTGCTATGCTGACATAATCGCAATGCGCCACCCGAAAGAGGGAGCGGCTCTTGTCGCCGCGAACAACGCCTCCGTTCCCGTAATCAACGCGGGAGACGGGGGGCACTGCCACCCGACGCAGACGCTCGCAGACCTGCTCACGATATACCGCGAAAAAGGCGGCTTCAGCAATCTTACGATAGGACTGTGCGGAGACCTCAAATTCGGGCGCACGGTACACTCGCTCATCAACGCGATGTCGCGCTACGAGGGCAGCAGCTTTGTACTCATATCGCCGGAAGAACTGAAACTGCCGAGCTACGTCAAAAAAGACGTGCTCGCGAAACGCGGCATACCCTACCGGCAGACGACAGACCTTGAAGGTACAATGCCGGAACTTGACATACTTTACATGACGCGCGTTCAGAGAGAACGCTTCTTTAATGAAGAAGACTATCTGCGCCTGAAAGACAGCTACATACTCACGCCGAAAAAACTGGCAAACGCGAAAAAAGACCTCTGCATAATGCACCCGCTGCCGCGCGTCAACGAAATCAGCGTCGCGATAGACAACGACCCTCGCGCCTGCTACTTCAAACAGGTGCTGAACGGAAAATACATGCGCATGGCGCTTATGCTGAAACTGCTTAAGGAGGCGGGAACGCTATGA
- a CDS encoding aspartate carbamoyltransferase regulatory subunit, whose amino-acid sequence MRIDSIRNGTVIDHITAGRGMKLYELLGLEELDCSVAIIKNAYSEKKGRKDIIKIDADIPVNLDAIGCVDPTATVNVIRDGKLVEKRTIGTPKILTNVIRCKNPRCITGTEQELDHVFYLADEETKTYRCKYCETKAN is encoded by the coding sequence ATGAGAATAGACTCCATACGCAACGGAACGGTAATCGACCACATCACGGCAGGAAGAGGAATGAAGCTTTACGAGCTGCTTGGGCTTGAAGAACTGGACTGCTCCGTGGCGATTATAAAAAACGCGTACAGCGAAAAAAAAGGAAGAAAAGACATAATCAAAATAGACGCCGACATACCGGTAAATCTTGACGCAATCGGCTGCGTTGACCCGACTGCGACCGTGAACGTCATCAGGGACGGAAAACTTGTTGAGAAACGAACGATAGGCACGCCGAAAATCCTCACCAACGTTATCCGCTGCAAAAACCCGCGCTGTATCACAGGCACGGAACAGGAGCTTGACCACGTCTTCTACCTTGCGGACGAAGAAACGAAAACCTACCGCTGCAAATACTGCGAAACAAAAGCAAACTAA
- a CDS encoding type II toxin-antitoxin system RelB/DinJ family antitoxin — protein MAEAAILRHKIDKTLKHQAETLFESMGLTPAAAIKLFYKQTVLAGALPFAVKAEEPFYSEANQLALKAAIARLDAGYGTEHELIEVKENCHGI, from the coding sequence ATGGCAGAAGCAGCTATTCTGAGGCACAAAATTGACAAAACGCTGAAACATCAGGCTGAAACATTGTTTGAAAGCATGGGGCTGACGCCGGCGGCAGCCATAAAGTTATTCTACAAACAGACGGTACTGGCAGGCGCTCTGCCGTTTGCCGTTAAAGCCGAGGAGCCGTTCTACAGCGAAGCAAATCAGCTTGCTCTCAAGGCAGCAATAGCAAGGCTTGATGCCGGATACGGGACGGAACATGAACTGATAGAGGTTAAGGAGAATTGTCATGGCATTTGA
- a CDS encoding 50S ribosomal protein L10, with protein MPTQAKRENIDELAGLLKKTNAVYIVEYRGLTVAQSTALRKSIREAGGEMKVCKNTLMRIALKENDMITAPEIDFGPNGYVLSYGDASAVAKAIRDFAKAKENAALIVKGGIFEGRIISKAEVFAIADIPPREVLLGMAVRAMASPLQGLVNVLSGPARGLVTALAAVRDKKENAA; from the coding sequence ATGCCGACACAAGCAAAACGCGAAAACATTGACGAACTCGCTGGACTTCTTAAAAAGACTAACGCAGTCTACATCGTTGAATACCGCGGACTTACGGTTGCACAGAGCACGGCTCTCCGCAAAAGCATCCGTGAAGCAGGCGGCGAAATGAAGGTTTGCAAAAACACCCTCATGCGTATCGCGCTCAAAGAGAACGATATGATAACCGCTCCTGAAATCGACTTTGGCCCCAACGGCTACGTGCTCTCGTACGGAGACGCGTCAGCAGTTGCCAAAGCAATCCGCGATTTCGCAAAAGCGAAGGAAAACGCAGCGTTGATCGTCAAAGGCGGAATTTTCGAAGGCAGAATCATTTCAAAAGCAGAAGTATTTGCAATCGCAGACATCCCGCCGCGCGAAGTTCTTCTCGGAATGGCAGTACGCGCCATGGCTTCCCCGCTTCAGGGGCTGGTCAACGTACTTTCAGGCCCTGCAAGAGGACTTGTTACCGCCCTTGCGGCAGTCAGGGACAAAAAAGAAAACGCAGCATAA
- the rplL gene encoding 50S ribosomal protein L7/L12, whose amino-acid sequence MTKEEIISAIESMSVLELSDLVKELEDKFGVSAAAPVMAVAAGAAAPAAAAEEEKTEFNVELTEFGAKKLDVIKVVREITGLGLKEAKDLVDGAPKMVKEGVAKEEAEEMKKKLEEAGAKVTLK is encoded by the coding sequence ATGACAAAAGAAGAAATCATCAGCGCAATAGAATCAATGTCAGTTCTCGAACTTTCAGATCTCGTTAAAGAACTCGAAGACAAGTTCGGCGTTTCAGCAGCAGCACCGGTAATGGCAGTAGCAGCAGGCGCAGCGGCACCGGCGGCAGCGGCAGAAGAAGAAAAAACAGAATTCAACGTTGAACTCACAGAGTTCGGCGCAAAGAAACTTGACGTCATCAAAGTTGTCCGCGAAATCACGGGACTCGGCCTCAAAGAAGCCAAAGACCTTGTTGACGGCGCACCGAAGATGGTCAAAGAAGGCGTAGCCAAAGAAGAAGCCGAAGAGATGAAAAAGAAACTCGAAGAAGCAGGAGCAAAGGTTACCCTTAAGTAA
- the ilvN gene encoding acetolactate synthase small subunit gives MSSTFSILSQDQPGVLMRIAALIYRRAYNIVSLSVSPTEEDGVSRFTVVVDGEPRICEQVRKQLEKLTEVISVTDLTRDGNAVERYLKLIKVKAPQSSRSDIFQTAEIFRCRVVDLGSSTLTLEVTGAKSKVEACIKALQPFGIVETAGSGQVSVARSGFDEE, from the coding sequence ATGTCGAGTACCTTCAGTATTTTGTCGCAGGATCAGCCCGGAGTTCTGATGCGTATTGCGGCTCTTATTTACCGCCGTGCGTACAATATTGTCAGTTTGTCTGTCTCTCCCACGGAGGAAGACGGAGTTTCGCGTTTTACAGTTGTTGTTGACGGTGAACCGAGGATATGCGAGCAGGTTCGCAAACAGCTGGAAAAACTTACGGAGGTTATTTCGGTAACCGATTTGACACGCGACGGCAATGCGGTTGAGCGCTATCTGAAGCTTATTAAAGTTAAAGCGCCGCAGAGCTCAAGATCGGATATTTTCCAGACGGCGGAGATTTTCCGCTGCCGCGTCGTTGATCTTGGTTCTTCCACCCTGACGCTTGAAGTTACGGGAGCGAAATCAAAGGTTGAAGCGTGTATAAAGGCGTTACAGCCGTTCGGCATAGTCGAAACTGCCGGAAGCGGGCAGGTGTCCGTTGCCAGAAGCGGCTTTGACGAGGAATAG
- the ilvN gene encoding acetolactate synthase small subunit, with protein sequence MSNTFCIYSEDQPGVLSRVAALIYRRGYNIISIAAGPTEVKGVSRYTLVFDGEESTYDQVQKQLQKLAEVISVRNLTREGNTVERYLKLIKVKAPVSKRPSIFQTAEVFRCRVVDIGADTISFEVTGSESKVEACLAALEPYGIVETAGSGQVSLARSGLKSNKDK encoded by the coding sequence ATGTCCAATACGTTCTGTATTTATTCAGAAGACCAGCCCGGTGTACTCAGCAGGGTTGCCGCGCTTATTTACCGCAGAGGGTATAATATTATCAGCATTGCTGCGGGTCCTACGGAGGTTAAGGGCGTCTCGCGCTATACGCTGGTTTTTGACGGCGAGGAATCAACCTACGACCAGGTGCAGAAACAGTTGCAGAAACTGGCAGAGGTTATTTCCGTACGCAATCTTACGCGCGAAGGCAACACGGTAGAGCGCTATCTGAAGCTTATTAAGGTTAAAGCGCCTGTTTCAAAGCGTCCGAGCATTTTCCAGACGGCGGAAGTTTTCCGCTGCCGCGTTGTCGATATAGGCGCAGATACAATTTCTTTTGAAGTAACAGGTTCGGAATCAAAGGTTGAAGCCTGTCTTGCAGCCCTGGAACCTTACGGCATAGTTGAGACTGCCGGAAGCGGGCAGGTATCGCTTGCAAGAAGCGGACTGAAAAGCAATAAAGACAAATAA
- the ilvC gene encoding ketol-acid reductoisomerase, translating to MAAKAYYDRDADLNFLNGKTIAVLGYGSQGHAHAQNLRDSGAKVIIGLRPTSKSVETAKNDGFEVYTVAEASKLADAIMFLIPDHLQAAAYKAEVAPNMKEDAILMFAHGFAIHFGQIQPGAKHDVVMVAPKGPGHIVRRTYTEGQGVPCLIAVQQDASGHAKDFALAYASGIGGGRAGVIETTFREETETDLFGEQAVLCGGVCELMKQGFNTLVEAGYQPEMAYFECMHEMKLIVDMINEGGMSWMRYSISDTAKYGDMITGPKVINEQSRKAMKEVLRDIQDGTFARDWLLENQSGRPRMKVWTKAIRKELHEKVGQQLRSMMPWMAKKEAPEY from the coding sequence ATGGCAGCAAAAGCATATTACGACCGCGATGCAGACCTTAATTTCCTTAACGGAAAGACCATAGCCGTCCTCGGCTACGGAAGCCAGGGTCACGCGCACGCACAGAACCTTCGCGACAGCGGGGCAAAGGTTATTATCGGACTTCGTCCGACAAGCAAATCGGTAGAAACCGCGAAAAACGACGGGTTTGAAGTCTACACGGTTGCGGAAGCATCAAAGCTTGCGGACGCAATCATGTTCCTTATCCCTGACCATCTCCAGGCTGCGGCCTACAAAGCAGAGGTGGCGCCGAACATGAAAGAAGACGCAATTCTTATGTTCGCGCACGGCTTTGCAATTCATTTCGGACAGATTCAGCCCGGCGCCAAACATGACGTTGTTATGGTTGCGCCGAAGGGCCCCGGACATATTGTCCGCCGCACCTATACGGAAGGACAGGGCGTTCCCTGCCTTATCGCAGTTCAGCAGGACGCTTCCGGACACGCCAAGGATTTCGCCCTCGCCTATGCTTCAGGTATCGGCGGAGGCCGCGCAGGCGTTATTGAAACAACGTTCCGCGAAGAGACGGAAACAGACCTTTTCGGCGAACAGGCAGTGCTTTGCGGCGGTGTCTGCGAGCTTATGAAACAGGGCTTTAACACGCTTGTAGAAGCCGGTTATCAGCCGGAAATGGCATATTTTGAATGCATGCACGAAATGAAGCTTATCGTTGACATGATCAACGAGGGCGGCATGAGCTGGATGCGCTATTCCATCTCGGATACGGCAAAATACGGCGATATGATTACAGGACCAAAGGTTATCAACGAACAGTCGCGCAAGGCTATGAAAGAAGTTCTGAGAGACATTCAGGACGGAACCTTTGCACGCGACTGGCTGCTTGAAAACCAGTCAGGCAGACCGCGCATGAAGGTCTGGACAAAAGCAATCCGCAAGGAACTTCACGAAAAAGTCGGACAGCAGCTCCGCTCAATGATGCCCTGGATGGCAAAAAAAGAAGCACCGGAATATTAA
- the ilvB gene encoding biosynthetic-type acetolactate synthase large subunit produces MGEKLTGAQILVKSLEAEKVTTIFGLPGGQVIPLYNALYDAKFNNILVRHEQAAAHAADGYSRASERVGVCIATSGPGATNLVTGIATAYMDSVPLVAITGQVPVTVLGTDAFQEADIIGGTMSFIKHSLQIHNPNDIPAMIKKAFYIASTGRPGPVLVDLPSNVQTAEGEFVWPKKLSLPGYHPDELNNLDKLDEAVSALEKAKRPVIYAGGGVLRSHASKQLSAIAKQLNAPVVTTLMGKGALPESHPHVLGMAGMHGTPVSNRALQAADVILAIGTRLSDRTTGSSETFAPKAKIIHIDRDPAEVDKRIVTDIWLIGDAGKILGTLSKALAPKIPERKEWYAFLDKIKKKEPMPQQAFPGAITPWQVLETLNEITKGDITLTTEVGQHQMWAAQYFRVEEPNHFITSGGLGAMGFGFPAAMGAHFARPDRPVVCIAGDGSFMMNIQELDTCARYNIPVKVFVLNNSCLGMVRQWQELFYDNRYSSTLYPQDPDFVKIAEGMGASGLRVEKPAQVKGAIEKALKIDGPVVVDFKIPQEACVFPMVPSGGCISDMIFSK; encoded by the coding sequence ATGGGTGAAAAACTGACCGGAGCGCAGATACTTGTAAAATCGCTTGAAGCCGAAAAGGTAACCACAATTTTCGGGCTGCCGGGCGGACAGGTTATACCGCTTTACAACGCGCTTTACGACGCAAAATTCAACAATATTCTTGTACGCCACGAGCAGGCGGCCGCGCATGCCGCGGACGGTTATTCGCGCGCAAGCGAAAGAGTCGGCGTCTGTATAGCGACTTCAGGTCCCGGCGCTACAAATCTTGTTACCGGCATTGCAACTGCCTACATGGATTCGGTGCCTCTGGTTGCAATTACCGGTCAGGTGCCTGTCACCGTTCTCGGCACCGACGCTTTTCAGGAAGCGGACATTATAGGCGGGACAATGTCCTTTATCAAGCACAGTCTGCAGATACACAATCCGAACGATATTCCGGCAATGATAAAGAAAGCTTTTTACATTGCTTCTACCGGCCGCCCAGGTCCTGTGCTTGTTGATTTGCCCTCCAACGTTCAGACGGCTGAGGGCGAATTCGTGTGGCCGAAAAAACTTTCGCTTCCAGGCTACCACCCTGACGAGCTGAATAATCTGGACAAGCTTGATGAAGCGGTTTCCGCCCTTGAAAAAGCGAAACGCCCCGTTATTTACGCAGGCGGCGGCGTTCTTCGTTCGCATGCTTCAAAACAGCTTTCGGCAATAGCCAAACAGCTCAACGCGCCAGTGGTAACGACGCTTATGGGCAAGGGTGCTCTTCCCGAATCACATCCGCACGTTCTCGGCATGGCAGGAATGCACGGCACTCCTGTATCAAACCGTGCTCTTCAGGCAGCGGACGTAATCCTTGCAATAGGCACGCGTCTCAGCGACAGAACGACAGGCAGTTCCGAAACCTTTGCTCCCAAGGCAAAAATTATTCATATTGACAGAGACCCGGCGGAAGTTGACAAACGCATTGTTACCGACATTTGGCTTATCGGTGACGCCGGAAAAATTCTCGGCACGCTTTCAAAAGCTCTTGCACCAAAAATCCCTGAAAGGAAAGAATGGTATGCTTTCCTTGACAAAATTAAAAAGAAAGAACCTATGCCGCAGCAGGCTTTCCCCGGTGCGATAACGCCGTGGCAGGTGCTTGAAACGCTTAACGAAATTACAAAAGGCGATATTACGCTCACGACCGAAGTCGGACAGCACCAGATGTGGGCGGCGCAGTATTTCCGCGTGGAAGAACCCAACCATTTCATAACCTCGGGCGGACTCGGAGCCATGGGCTTTGGTTTCCCTGCGGCAATGGGCGCTCATTTTGCCAGACCTGACAGGCCTGTGGTCTGCATAGCGGGTGACGGAAGTTTTATGATGAACATACAGGAACTGGACACCTGCGCACGCTACAATATCCCCGTAAAGGTATTTGTCCTCAACAACTCGTGTCTCGGTATGGTCCGCCAGTGGCAGGAACTGTTCTACGATAACCGCTATTCCTCAACGCTTTATCCGCAGGATCCTGACTTTGTCAAAATTGCGGAAGGCATGGGCGCGAGCGGCTTGCGCGTTGAAAAACCGGCGCAGGTTAAGGGCGCGATTGAGAAAGCGCTGAAAATTGACGGCCCTGTGGTTGTTGATTTCAAAATTCCTCAGGAAGCATGCGTATTCCCGATGGTTCCTTCAGGCGGCTGCATCAGCGATATGATATTCTCAAAATAG
- the ilvD gene encoding dihydroxy-acid dehydratase, with translation MISDQAKKGFQRAPHRSLLKAAGYTDWEVDRPWIGIANAYNAIIPGHVHLRQLTEAVKAGIYAAGGLPIEFPVIGVCDGIAMNHEGMKFSLPSRELIMDSIEVMAKAHAFDGLVLIPNCDKIVPGMAMAAAKLNIPSVVVSGGPMMTGKLRGKTLDLNSVFEAVGSCSAGKISEDELRAVEANACPGCGSCSGMFTANTMNCMLEVLGLALPGNGTIPAVHAGRIRLAKDAGRAVMKMIEKNIRPRDILTEQAFENAVAVDLALGGSTNTTLHLPAIAWAAGQKITLDLFNTLGEKVPHVCSMSPGGASHLEDLWQAGGVQALMKQLLDAGLIHGEPITVTGETVAENVKDCKVADTETIRPLDNPYHAKGGLAFMKGTLAPLGAIVKQAAVAPEMLVHEGPARVFECEEDASRAILANEIKDGDVVVIRNEGPKGGPGMREMLTPTSAIMGQGKGGTVALITDGRFSGATRGASIGHVSPEACAGGPIGLVEEGDIIFIDIPNKRLDLKVSEEELAKRREKFVPKVQETNSVFLNRYRAHATSGVEGAVLK, from the coding sequence ATGATCAGCGATCAGGCAAAAAAAGGTTTTCAGAGAGCACCGCACCGTTCGCTTTTAAAAGCTGCAGGTTACACGGACTGGGAGGTTGACCGCCCGTGGATAGGCATAGCTAATGCCTACAATGCGATAATTCCCGGACACGTACATCTCCGCCAGCTTACCGAAGCGGTAAAAGCAGGCATTTACGCAGCAGGAGGACTTCCGATAGAATTCCCTGTAATAGGCGTCTGCGACGGTATCGCAATGAATCATGAGGGAATGAAATTCTCGCTGCCCAGTCGCGAGCTCATAATGGATTCAATCGAAGTTATGGCGAAAGCTCACGCCTTTGACGGACTTGTACTTATACCGAACTGCGACAAAATAGTTCCGGGTATGGCTATGGCGGCGGCCAAGCTTAACATTCCGTCCGTCGTAGTTTCCGGAGGTCCTATGATGACGGGAAAACTGCGCGGGAAAACGCTCGACCTCAACAGTGTATTTGAAGCGGTGGGAAGCTGCTCGGCAGGCAAAATCAGCGAGGACGAGCTCCGCGCCGTCGAAGCAAACGCCTGCCCGGGCTGCGGAAGCTGCTCCGGAATGTTCACCGCCAATACAATGAACTGCATGCTGGAAGTTCTCGGACTTGCGCTCCCCGGCAACGGAACAATTCCTGCCGTTCATGCAGGCCGTATCCGCCTTGCGAAAGACGCAGGCAGGGCGGTAATGAAAATGATTGAGAAAAATATCCGTCCGCGCGACATACTTACAGAGCAGGCGTTTGAAAACGCCGTTGCCGTTGACCTCGCGCTCGGCGGTTCTACGAACACAACGCTTCATCTCCCTGCAATCGCGTGGGCGGCGGGACAGAAAATTACGCTTGACCTTTTCAACACTCTCGGCGAAAAGGTTCCTCACGTCTGCTCAATGAGCCCGGGCGGTGCTTCGCATCTTGAAGACCTGTGGCAGGCGGGCGGTGTTCAGGCGCTTATGAAACAGCTGCTTGACGCAGGGCTTATCCACGGGGAACCGATTACGGTCACGGGAGAAACCGTTGCCGAAAACGTTAAAGACTGCAAGGTTGCCGACACGGAAACAATACGCCCGCTGGACAATCCGTATCATGCAAAAGGCGGACTTGCCTTTATGAAAGGCACGCTAGCGCCTCTCGGAGCCATTGTCAAACAGGCAGCCGTTGCGCCTGAAATGCTGGTGCACGAAGGGCCTGCACGCGTGTTTGAATGTGAGGAAGACGCAAGCCGCGCAATTCTTGCCAACGAAATTAAAGACGGAGACGTTGTTGTAATCCGCAACGAAGGGCCTAAAGGAGGTCCCGGAATGCGTGAAATGCTTACGCCGACCTCTGCGATAATGGGACAGGGCAAAGGCGGAACAGTCGCGCTTATCACGGACGGACGTTTCTCAGGCGCGACGCGCGGCGCTTCCATAGGCCACGTATCGCCTGAAGCCTGCGCCGGAGGCCCGATCGGGCTTGTCGAGGAAGGAGACATTATCTTCATTGATATTCCCAACAAGCGGCTTGACCTTAAAGTAAGCGAAGAAGAGCTGGCTAAACGCAGGGAAAAATTTGTACCTAAAGTACAGGAAACGAACAGTGTGTTCCTCAACCGATACCGCGCACACGCGACAAGCGGCGTTGAAGGCGCGGTGCTGAAATAA